A genome region from Mercenaria mercenaria strain notata chromosome 11, MADL_Memer_1, whole genome shotgun sequence includes the following:
- the LOC123532500 gene encoding uncharacterized protein LOC123532500 yields the protein MSMFVCALRAALRNYCVNRIYPNDVDDDDDVIGLESLDEGGVMKIGRLTYTYGCTSQAFLPGRYSGAQCTTMALASVILNESTSRFTPTSVNKILLEGNRLHAKLRDDLKLSHEKDRRIAIEDIPYKYFIYLGEVFETLTTIRLLEQSQYVFTTKKEGFEEFSTIKEYLRRWQRSKSTRTGFLITLGDFSYSVILKMNGRVALFDSHGHLTLNGELIEQKAGVLQFPSLEYLEQFLVGMYGFETPAVIAPVYVYLIKLTRREKPARNVKQPEPKPYQPYFPTESDEKVFSSHTKKDDEITDDCSPYIGMMGGMF from the exons AGAATTTATCCAAACgacgtcgacgacgacgacgacgttATCGGACTCGAAAGTTTAGATGAGGGCGGCGTTATGAAGATAG GCCGTCTAACCTACACGTATGGCTGTACATCACAAGCTTTCTTACCCGGACGTTACTCGGGAGCGCAGTGCACCACCATGGCTCTTGCTTCAGTAATACTGAACGAGTCAACTTCGAGATTCACGCCGACGTCTGTCAATAAAATTCTACTTGAAGGAAACCGTCTTCATGCTAAGCTTAG AGATGATCTTAAACTAAGCCACGAGAAAGACAGAAGGATAGCTATAGAAGATATCCCCTACAAATACTTTATTTACCTTGGCGAGGTATTTGAGACCCTAACCACCATCAGACTACTAGAGCAAAGCCAGTATGTTTTCACCACGAAGAAAGAAGGCTTCGAGGAGTTTTCCACGATCAAG GAATACTTGAGGCGATGGCAACGGAGCAAATCTACAAGAACAGGCTTTCTCATAACCTTGGGGGATTTCTCATATTCAGTCATTCTAAAAATGAACGGCCGCGTTGCTCTGTTCGACTCCCACGGCCACTTGACCCTGAACGGAGAGCTAATAGAACAGAAAGCTGGAGTGTTACAATTCCCATCCCTGGAGTACCTGGAGCAGTTTCTGGTAGGCATGTATGGGTTCGAGACCCCCGCTGTAATAGCACCAGTATATGTATATCTCATTAAGCTGACCAGACGAGAGAAGCCGGCCAGAAATGTGAAGCAGCCCGAACCTAAACCATACCAGCCATATTTCCCGACCGAGTCAGACGAAAAAGTATTCAGTTCACACACTAAAAAGGACGATGAAATTACCGACGACTGTTCGCCATATATTGGCATGATGGGTGGAATGTTTTGA